The nucleotide window TTCTGGTATGGCGCACAGTTCCGCCTGCACGAGCGCTGGCGCTACGAATGCGATGCCGCCGGCGTATGGAGCAAGCGGATGCTGTTTCCTTGACCGTGCCTATCCGGGCGGCGACCGCTGCCGACATCGATGCGTGGGTCGCGATGCGCCAGGCGCTGTGGCCCGATGCCGAGGCCGGCGAGCTCCGGGCCGAGGCGCTGGCCTGGGATACCGGCAACGGCATCGCGCTGATCGCCGTCGACGCCGGCGACCGGGCCATCGGCCTGGCCGAGGCCAGCCTGCGTCGCGACTATGTCAACGGCACCGAAAGCTCGCCCGTCGGCTTCCTCGAAGCCTGGTACGTGGATCCGGGCCATCGCGGTCGCGGCGTCGGCCGTGCGCTGATGGCCGCGGTCGAGGATTGGACGCGCGCGCAGGGGTGCAGCGAGCTGGCGTCCGATGCGCTGCTCGACAACACCGCCAGCCATGCCGCGCACGCGGCGTGCGGTTTCGAGGAAACCGAGCGCGTGGTCTACTTCCGCAAGCCATTGCAGGGCTGACCCATGGGCCCGCGCCGCATCGTCTGCCTGACCGAAGAGCCGACCGAGACGCTGTACGCGCTGGGCGAGCAGGACCGCATCGTGGGCATCAGCGGTTTCACCGTGCGTCCACCGCAGGCACGCAGGGAGAAGCCCAAGGTCAGCGCGTTCACCAGCGCGAAGATCGACCAGATCCTGAAGCTGCGCCCCGATCTCGCCATCGGCTTCTCCGACATCCAGGCCGACATCGCGGCCGAACTGGTGCGGCAGGGCGTGGAGGTCTGGATCAGCAACCACCGCAGCGTGGACGGCATCGTCGACTACGTGCGGCGGCTGGGCGCGCTGGTGGGCGCGGCCGCCCGCGGCAACGACTATGCCGATGCGCTGCAGCGCGGCCTGGACGACGTTCGCGCGCAGGCGGCCAGGCTGCCGCGCCGGCCGACGGTCTATTTCGAGGAGTGGGACGAACCGCAGATCACCGGCATCGGCTGGGTGTCGGAGCTGATCGGCATCGCCGGCGGCGACGACGTGTTTCCCGAGATGGCGCGCGAGCCGCTGGCCAGGCACCGCATCCTCGCCGACGGCAGCGACGTGGTGCGGCGCGCGCCCGACATCATCCTGGGCT belongs to Pseudoxanthomonas sp. F37 and includes:
- the aac(6') gene encoding aminoglycoside 6'-N-acetyltransferase, with the translated sequence MEQADAVSLTVPIRAATAADIDAWVAMRQALWPDAEAGELRAEALAWDTGNGIALIAVDAGDRAIGLAEASLRRDYVNGTESSPVGFLEAWYVDPGHRGRGVGRALMAAVEDWTRAQGCSELASDALLDNTASHAAHAACGFEETERVVYFRKPLQG
- a CDS encoding cobalamin-binding protein; the encoded protein is MGPRRIVCLTEEPTETLYALGEQDRIVGISGFTVRPPQARREKPKVSAFTSAKIDQILKLRPDLAIGFSDIQADIAAELVRQGVEVWISNHRSVDGIVDYVRRLGALVGAAARGNDYADALQRGLDDVRAQAARLPRRPTVYFEEWDEPQITGIGWVSELIGIAGGDDVFPEMAREPLARHRILADGSDVVRRAPDIILGSWCGKKFRPDRVAARAGWETIPAVRDGELHEIKSPLILQPGPAALTDGVRAIAAIIRRWAGRHG